Proteins encoded by one window of Cheilinus undulatus linkage group 13, ASM1832078v1, whole genome shotgun sequence:
- the ankrd12 gene encoding ankyrin repeat domain-containing protein 12 isoform X2 → MAKPGSDRDGAMVDKQAGKKSKDKLSPFTKTPKLDRSELLGKEGKAKSSMKRKLSFTSSPLRTEERDSDTDDSDPGQSSETWGERLVPPCRIYADKDGPDKKKMKKEGGGKKSQANLLFGYPLSERKQMALLMQMTANSPDSTPSHPSQTTPVQKKVPSSTSSRQKDKVNKRNERGETPLHMAAIRGDAKQVKELISLGADVNVKDFAGWTPLHEACNLGYYDVAKVLIAAGAEVNTQGLDDDTPLHDASSSGHKDIVKLLLRHGGNAFQANKRGERPVDVADSQELEQLLKGELPMSDQEDSSSESDDPPSVNPSSVDDNMDDSDTEKDSDGKPATKSSSSMPGLDEYEFKDEEEEEDLSKALNDRHILRRELRQREKEDKERNHVAGKQSGKGDSSSKSKKQKTSRVHCSSDSSSDELESLPEKRNSPTCSQSSDSLRADTRSKKENAEQKEKGKVKRKSKSQNKNKENQEDGKENSKTLVLSLATVSESTEKGREEDSFKMSFSPKDDSSVHLFHLSSIKSPKLNHSLTDKQTPLKQENTKMCISISDSSCPVDGVKFNHYTDADYCTEGSSTKGYKHKEKSKHQQKDSSVEGDDGHSSPYKDGSLGNSVDSTDGALRKTDLDGKVIKKHKLKHKEKDKHRREYEAERSRHRQKEARKDGHRNLEFDREFWKENFFKSDETDEALPVKKEGEDNNLLQKTSDSSPVKDERNTKEKHSSSREKRLREEREKDKAVKKERKESAGKEEKVKDSKPSERDERVDCHGSGRIPEETLQSNSLKEETEEKPISGITADQEQLESSEKGSREKTDKRLPGKEKDSEKMEKRHPDKDKKVKTEHPDKADSQNSVDRWKDKERTGAISSHSPADKNYKENEKLKSLSTTKKHEDSRKNKDKFDKRSDRERPDREYNVGDHREKERTNSDKKAKPLEKATDHSKSDRLKEKDCDRKRRDKIKDGTSSSSNLKLLLEEKKGYLSESSKSLSAKSKEEVMRTPEKDRDRRDRERDWDKHKDKDKDRHKDRSQQAKISKAKANEMDADKAKSKASPATRDTKPKEKRLVNDDLMQTSFERMLSLKDQEIEQWHRKHLEKIKQKERERLKQRPLADPVKSKPKDRTKPEPCLSKELMRSKSSEASDRDKPLKDGTSPRTMSLDGKTLPAIGAKVMSAVENCLSRSPRPESERFGLISRSVSLVSVASSEDSCQATMLTPRHVEYDSDMNMEASDSQPAFLQSSLVIQATRSPSVHDKECNSLPDVPQSNRTPLPGRHESPYLRAILDEDANSVTEGKAVENPKSIQQGEDVRTKETPAETEESLTSQQVVNSVSDPVMEREGSTPQMSNKDPESKNLTESCNSQTGSTEQKTLSSSDPPLSKDTQSLTENSHVECSNKDSDQTSIPSSSVSAEPSAPTNTKTLQQREPLAVSGNESVQQTETSSTHVSDLKDKPLESADGAEQENMETVSESARAEGVGSPVPSTSSYIPSSSAGESGCSKANPEPECPVEEMEVDNKDCKKSKPSSDAAGSCPDSQVEKSESKPPASSHSPEHKAEETTDVLQSLESDSTAAVSATTESSSAESSSATDGSSESKAETSAEPMEVTPAEEKSEPSSSGEEQGQSTVQPAAQTDSTSGSGSSSPQSGDRDSDSSGAKVKVRSSDDDIDIHVPHPRKRKMPKVSNSQTSSTAQQEKDRGQQSLAAIVDSVKLEEIEPYQTERANPYYEFLHIRKKIEEKRKVLCSVTPQPPQYYDEYVTFNGSYLLDGNPLSKLCIPTITPPPSLPEQLKEMFKQQEVVRMKLRLQHSIEREKLIVSNEQEVLRVHYRAARTLANQTLPFSACTVLLDAEVYNMPQDVQGDDGKTSVRDRFNARQFMSWLQDVDDKFDKLKTCLLMRQQHEAAALNAVQRLEWQLKLQELDPATYKSTSIFEIPEFYIPLVEVNDDFDLTPI, encoded by the exons AGTAAAGACAAGTTGTCCCCTTTCACCAAAACTCCGAAGCTGGACCGGAGTGAACTGCTGGGGAAGGAAGGGAAAGCAAAGTCTTCTATGAAACGCAAGCTCTCCTTCACCTCAAGTCCACTCCGGACAGAGGAGCGGGACTCAGACACTG ATGACTCAGACCCAGGCCAGTCGAGTGAGACCTGGGGAGAGAGATTAGTGCCTCCCTGCAGGATATACGCAG ATAAAGATGGACCAGacaagaagaagatgaaaaagGAGGGCGGAGGCAAGAAGTCCCAGGCCAACCTTTTGTTTGGGTATCCTCTGTCAGAGCGCAAACAGATGGCTCTCCTCATGCAGATGACTGCCAACAGTCCAG ACTCAACTCCCAGTCATCCCTCACAAACGACCCCTGTGCAAAAGAAAGTCCCCAGCAGCACCTCGTCTCGACAGAAGGACAAGGTCAACAAGAGGAACGAGCGAGGGGAGACTCCCCTTCACATGGCAGCCATCCGGGGAGACGCCAAACAAGTAAAAGAGCTCATTAGCCTGGGAGCTGATGTCAACGTCAAAGACTTTGCAG GTTGGACGCCTCTTCATGAAGCCTGTAACCTTGGCTACTATGACGTGGCGAAGGTCTTAATAGCAGCGGGTGCAGAGGTGAACACGCAAGGTCTGGATGACGACACGCCACTCCATGATGCCTCAAGCAGTGGGCACAAAGAT ATTGTGAAGCTGCTACTACGCCATGGTGGTAACGCCTTCCAAGCCAACAAGCGTGGGGAGCGTCCGGTGGACGTGGCGGACTCTCAGGAGCTGGAACAGTTACTAAAGGGAGAGTTGCCAATGTCGGACCAAGAAGACAGCTCATCAG agtcTGATGACCCACCATCTGTAAACCCATCCAGCGTGGATGACAACATGGACGACTCTGATACTGAAAAAGACTCTGATGGTAAACCAGCCACAAAGTCTTCATCGTCCATGCCGGGGTTGGATGAGTATGAGTTCAAGgacgaagaggaggaggaggatctaAGTAAAGCCTTGAATGACAGACACATCCTCCGGAGGGAACTACGGCAGCGGGAGAAGGAGGACAAAGAGAGGAATCATGTGGCAGGAAAGCAAAGTGGCAAAGGGGACTCTTCCTCAAAGTCCAAAAAGCAGAAGACGTCTCGTGTCCACTGCAGCTCAGACTCCTCCAGCGATGAACTAGAGAGCCTTCCAGAGAAGAGGAACTCCCCCACCTGCTCTCAGAGTTCAGACAGCCTCAGGGCGGACACACGGTCTAAAAAGGAGAACGCAGAGCAGAAGGAGAAGGGCAAAGTGAAGAGGAAGAGCAAAAGCcagaataaaaacaaggaaaaccAAGAGGACGGGAAGGAGAACAGCAAGACTTTAGTCCTCTCGCTAGCAACCGTGTCAGAGAGCACAGAAAAAGGTCGAGAGGAAGACTCCTTTAAGATGTCTTTCAGTCCGAAAGATGACTCATCCGTCCATCTCTTCCATTTGTCGTCCATAAAATCTCCAAAACTGAACCACAGCCTGACTGATAAACAAACACCACTCAAACAGGAAAATACTAAAATGTGCATTTCCATCAGTGACAGCTCATGTCCAGTGGACGGTGTCAAATTCAACCACTACACAGACGCAGACTACTGCACTGAAGGCTCCAGCACCAAAGGGTACAAGCACAAAGAAAAGAGCAAACATCAACAGAAAGACTCCAGTGTAGAGGGGGACGACGGCCACTCAAGCCCTTACAAAGACGGCAGCCTAGGAAACAGTGTGGACAGCACTGACGGTGCCTTACGGAAGACGGACTTAGACGGGAAAGTCATAAAGAAGCATAAACTAAAACACAAGGAGAAAGACAAACACAGGAGGGAATATGAGGCAGAGCGGAGCCGCCACAGGCAGAAGGAGGCCAGGAAAGACGGCCACAGGAATTTAGAGTTTGACAGAGAGTTCTGGAAAGAAAATTTTTTCAAAAGTGATGAGACAGATGAAGCTCTGCCAGTTAAAAAGGAAGGTGAAGACAATAACTTGCTGCAGAAAACTTCTGATTCGTCTCCTGTCAAAGATGAGAGAAACACAAaggaaaaacactccagcagCAGGGAAAAGAGGCTGAGAGAGGAACGGGAAAAAGACAAGGCGGTGAAAAAAGAGCGGAAGGAGTCTGCTGGTAAAGAGGAGAAGGTAAAGGATTCAAAGCCAAGTGAGCGTGACGAGCGAGTAGACTGCCACGGCTCAGGGCGGATTCCTGAGGAGACTCTGCAGAGCAACAGCTTGAAAgaagaaacagaggagaaaccCATAAGTGGGATCACAGCTGATCAAGAACAGCTGGAGTCCTCTGAAAAAGGCTCACGCGAGAAAACTGACAAGAGGCTCCCAGGAAAGGAGAAAGATTcagaaaagatggagaaaaggCATCctgataaagacaaaaaggttaaaactgaGCACCCAGACAAAGCTGACTCTCAGAATTCAGTGGATCGTTGGAAAGATAAAGAAAGAACAGGAGCAATTTCTTCCCATTCGCCTGCAGATAAGAACTACAAAGAGAATGAGAAGCTCAAGTCTTTATCCACAACAAAAAAGCACGAAGACAgcaggaaaaataaagataagttTGACAAACGGTCTGATAGGGAGAGGCCGGACAGAGAATATAATGTTGGGGATCACAGAGAAAAGGAACGCACAAACTCCGATAAGAAAGCAAAACCTTTGGAGAAGGCCACAGATCACAGTAAATCAGATCGCTTGAAAGAAAAGGACTGTGACAGGAAAAGGAGAGATAAAATTAAAGATGGAACTTCTTCCAGCTCTAATCTGAAGTTACTTTTAGAGGAGAAGAAGGGCTATCTGTCTGAGAGCAGCAAGTCCTTATCTGCTAAATCAAAGGAGGAAGTTATGAGAACGCCAGAGAAAGATCGTGACCGCAGAGACCGGGAGAGAGACTGGGATAAACACAAGGACAAGGATAAGGACCGGCACAAAGACCGCTCCCAGCAGGCCAAAATCAGCAAGGCCAAAGCCAATGAGATGGATGCAGATAAGGCCAAATCAAAAGCCTCTCCTGCAACACGGGACACAAAGCCCAAAGAGAAACGGCTCGTGAATGATGACCTGATGCAGACGAGCTTTGAGCGCATGCTCAGCTTGAAGGATCAGGAGATTGAGCAGTGGCATCGCAAACACCTGgagaaaatcaaacagaaagagCGGGAGAGGCTCAAACAGCGGCCTCTCGCAGATCCTGTAAAGTCTAAACCTAAAGACAGGACAAAGCCTGAACCGTGCCTGAGTAAAGAGCTCATGCGCTCTAAAAGCTCTGAAGCCTCCGACAGAGATAAACCTCTGAAGGACGGTACCAGTCCCAGAACAATGTCGCTCGATGGAAAGACTCTCCCTGCTATTGGTGCAAAGGTCATGTCTGCAGTGGAAAACTGTCTAAGCAGATCTCCGAGACCAGAGAGTGAACGCTTTGGCCTCATATCGCGGTCTGTGTCGTTGGTTTCTGTCGCCAGCTCTGAGGATTCCTGTCAGGCGACAATGCTAACACCCCGACATGTTGAATACGACTCTGACATGAACATGGAAGCCTCGGACTCTCAACCTGCATTCCTTCAGTCTTCCCTTGTCATCCAGGCCACGAGATCTCCATCAGTTCACGATAAAGAGTGCAACAGTCTTCCAGATGTGCCACAAAGTAATCGGACGCCGCTGCCTGGCAGACACGAATCTCCGTATCTCAGGGCTATTCTCGACGAGGACGCCAACTCAGTAACCGAAGGCAAAGCTGTAGAAAATCCTAAATCTATCCAGCAAGGTGAGGACGTGAGAACAAAAGAGACcccagctgaaacagaggagagtcTTACAAGTCAACAAGTTGTGAATTCCGTTTCTGATCCAGTCATGGAGAGGGAAGGGAGCACGCCACAAATGTCGAATAAAGACCCCGAGAGTAAAAACCTGACAGAGAGTTGTAACTCTCAAACAGGATCGACTGAGCAGaaaactctctcctcctctgatcCGCCTCTTTCAAAGGACACTCAGAGTCTGACTGAAAACTCGCATGTTGAATGTAGTAACAAAGATTCTGATCAAACATCCATACCTTCATCTTCTGTATCCGCCGAGCCATCAGCgcccacaaacacaaaaaccctCCAGCAAAGGGAACCGCTTGCCGTTTCTGGGAATGAGAGCGTGCAGCAGACAGAAACAAGCAGCACACATGTTTCTGACCTTAAAGACAAACCTCTGGAGAGTGCTGATGGAGCAGAACAAGAGAATATGGAAACTGTTTCAGAAAGTGCCAGAGCAGAGGGTGTAGGAAGTCCTGTACCGTCCACCAGCTCATACATTCCTAGCTCCTCTGCAGGGGAGTCAGGCTGCAGCAAAGCAAACCCTGAGCCTGAGTGTCCTGTTGAGGAAATGGAGGTAGATAACAAAGACTGTAAGAAATCCAAACCTTCCAGTGATGCTGCAGGTTCATGTCCTGACTCTCAGGTGGAGAAGAGTGAAAGCAAGCCGCCTGCATCTTCACACAGTCCTGAACACAAGGCTGAAGAGACAACTGACGTCCTACAGAGTTTAGAGAGCGACAGCACTGCTGCTGTGTCTGCAACAACAGAGAGTTCATCAGCTGAGAGCAGCTCAGCCACAGACGGATCCTCAGAATCCAAAGCAGAGACGAGCGCAGAACCGATGGAGGTTACACCTGCCGAAGAGAAATCAGAGCCGTCTTCATCCGGAGAAGAGCAGGGCCAAAGCACCGTCCAACCAGCTGCTCAGACAGATTCTACGAGTGGCTCAGGGAGCTCCTCTCCTCAATCTGGAGACCGGGATTCTGACTCCTCGGGAGCTAAAGTGAAGGTTCGCTCCTCTGATGACGATATCGACATTCACGTGCCCCATCCACGCAAGAGGAAGATGCCCAAAGTTTCAAACTCCCAGACAAGCTCCACGGCTCAGcaagagaaagacagagggcAGCAGTCTCTGGCTGCCATCGTGGACTCTGTGAAGCTGGAGGAGATCGAGCCGTACCAGACGGAGAGAGCCAACCCGTACTACGAGTTCCTGCACATCAGGAAGAAGATCGAGGAGAAACGCAAAGTATTGTGCAGCGTCACACCTCAACCGCCGCAGTATTATGATGAATACGTGACCTTCAATGGATCCTACCTCTTAGATGGGAACCCACTCAGCAAACTCTGTATACCAACA ATAACTCCACCTCCATCATTACCCGAGCAGctgaaagaaatgtttaaacaacAAGAGGTCGTCCGCATGAAGCTACGACTACAACACAGCATTGAAAGG GAAAAGCTAATTGTCTCAAATGAACAGGAGGTCTTAAGAGTCCATTACAGGGCAGCGAGGACACTGGCCAATCAGACTCTGCCTTTCAGCGCCTGTACAGTTTTATTGGACGCTGAAGTGTACAACATGCCTCAGGACGTTCAG GGCGATGACGGTAAAACATCCGTTAGAGATCGATTCAACGCTAGGCAGTTCATGTCGTGGTTACAAGATGTTGATGACAAATTTGATAAGCTGAAG ACTTGTCTTCTGATGAGGCAGCAGCACGAGGCGGCCGCTCTGAACGCCGTGCAGCGCCTGGAGTGGCAGCTCAAACTGCAGGAGCTTGACCCGGCCACCTACAAGTCCACCAGCATCTTTGAGATCCCTGAGTTCTACATCCCACTCGTGGAGGTCAACGACGACTTCGACCTCACCCCCATATGA